Proteins encoded by one window of Molothrus ater isolate BHLD 08-10-18 breed brown headed cowbird chromosome 12, BPBGC_Mater_1.1, whole genome shotgun sequence:
- the ZNF276 gene encoding zinc finger protein 276: MKRDRRGRFLAAPGGPRAPPAPRRTPGTAARGSEPAEPPAAAACAPEAGIGRALSTGYCRLCHGKFSSRSLRHAFGKVPVLGESSEKQRRVDQVFFADFQRLVGVAVRQDPALPQFVCKKCHAQFYKCRSVLRTFIQRVNASPTGHAKSKGKSSGVQAQPGMEGGASCLVELITSSPQCLHSLVRWAHAHAGGCASVPALRSVLSSEYCGVLRASWGCADGHDYIMDTGSDCGSALLDNAAAAQRDWSKGSAQQRLTDNGAEAVPAPNAQHAAARTAPGQQPASTGSTAVPLSLEKEPTQDRDPSPSRLDGAASVREQALPQPISPLSTATGQLSGKQVLSATSDERVKDEFSDLSEGDFLSDDESEKRNVQSSDDSFEPYPEKKVSGKKSDSKEAKKAEEPKIRKKPGPKPGWKKKIKCEREELPTIYKCPYQGCTAVYRGADGMKKHIKEHHEEVRERPCPHPGCNKVFMIDRYLQRHVKLIHTEVRNYICDECGQTFKQRKHLSVHQMRHSGAKPLQCEICGFQCRQRASLKYHMTKHKAEAELEFACDQCGKRFEKAHNLNVHMSMVHPLTQAQDKGKALEPEPLLLLTPAGTAQGQAVKPEVTAEPEPT, encoded by the exons ATGAAGCGCGATCGGCGCGGGCGGTTCCTGGCGGCCCCGGGCGGCCCCCGGgccccccccgcgccccgccggaCCCCCGGCACGGCCGCCCGCGGCTCCGAGCCCGCCGAgccccccgcggccgccgcctgCGCACCGGAGGCAG GAATCGGCCGAGCCCTGAGCACCGGCTACTGCCGCCTGTGCCACGGCAAGTTCTCCTCGCGGAGCCTGCGCCATGCCTTCGGCAAGGTGCCCGTGCTGGGGGAGAGCTCGGAGAAGCAGCGCCGCGTGGACCAGGTGTTCTTCGCCGACTTCCAGCGGCTGGTGGGCGTGGCGGTGCGGCAGGACCCCGCGCTGCCCCAGTTCGTCTGCAAGAAATGCCATGCCCAGTTCTACAAGTGCCGCAGCGTCCTCCGCACCTTCATCCAGAGGGTGAACGCCTCGCCCACGGGCCACGCCAAGTCCAAAGGAAA GAGCAGCGGGGTCCAGGCACAGCCGGGTATGGAAGGAGGTGCCTCCTGCCTGG TGGAGCTGATCACGTCGAGCCCGCAGTGCCTGCACAGCCTGGTGCGCTGGGCGCACGCTCACGCGGGCGGCTGCGCCTCGGTGCCCGCGCTGCGCAGCGTGCTCTCCTCCGAGTACTGCGGGGTCCTCCGCGCCTCCTGGGGCTGCGCCGACGGCCACGACTACATCATGGACACGGGCTCGGACTGCGGCTCCGCGCTGCTCGACAACGCCGCGGCCGCCCAGCGCGACTGGAGCAAGGGCTCGGCGCAGCAGCGCCTGACTGACAATGGTGCCGAGGCTGTTCCCGCTCCCAACGCCCAGCACGCTGCAGCAAGGACAGCTCCTGGCCAGCAGCCcgccagcacagggagcacggCGGTGCCGCTGAGCCTGGAGAAGGAGCCCACGCAGGACAGGGATCCGTCTCCCTCGCGGCTGGACGGCGCCGCCTCCGTCCGGGAGCAGGCCCTGCCGCAGCCCATCTCCCCTCTGAGCACTGCCACAG GCCAGTTGAGTGGGAAGCAGGTTCTGTCTGCAACGTCGGATGAGCGGGTAAAAGACGAGTTCAGTGACCTTTCTGAGGG ggacttCTTGAGCGATGATGAAAGCGAGAAGAGAAACGTGCAGTCCTCAGATGACTCCTTCGAGCCTTACCCCGAGAAGAA GGTTTCTGGCAAGAAAAGTGACAGTAAAGAAGCAAAGAAGGCAGAAGAGCCCAAAATAAGGAAGAAGCCGGGTCCTaagccaggctggaaaaaaaaaatcaaatgtgaaCG ggaggagctgcccaccATCTACAAGTGTCCTTACCAGGGCTGCACCGCTGTCTACAGAGGGGCTGATGGCATGAAG AAACACATCAAGGAGCACCACGAGGAGGTGCGGGAGAGGCCCTGCCCTCACCCTGGCTGCAACAAGGTGTTCATGATCGACCGGTACCTGCAGAGGCACGTCAAGCTCATCCACACAG AGGTACGGAACTATATCTGTGATGAGTGTGGGCAGACCTTCAAGCAACGCAAACACCTCTCGGTCCATCAGATGCGGCACTCGGGAGCGAAGCCCCTGCA GTGTGAGATCTGCGGGTTCCAGTGCCGCCAGCGCGCTTCCCTCAAGTACCACATGACCAAGCACAAAGCCGAGGCCGAGCTGGAGTTCGCCTGCGACCAGTGCGGGAAGCGCTTCGAGAAGGCTCACAACCTCAACGTGCACATGTCCATGGTGCACCCCCTGACCCAGGCTCAGGACAAGGGCAAGGCGCTGGAGCCagagcccctcctgctcctcactcctGCAGGGACTGCGCAGGGCCAGGCCGTGAAGCCAGAAGTGACTGCGGAGCCCGAGCCCACCTGA